The following nucleotide sequence is from Kiritimatiella glycovorans.
CTGTTCGCTTCAAGCGTGCTGGAAGCCTGCAAAGGAACACTCGCCGCCGCACCGCGGGATGCCTGGGACCTCCCCGCGACCGTCCCTGTCGATGCGGCCGACAACAGCCCGTGGGAACCCGCAGCGGTGACGGTCAGCTCTGACCCGGACTGGGAGGGTCATCTTTCGAAGATCACCTTCAAAGACATCGCCGGCGACGAAATCCATTACTACTACCACCTCTACGTGGACGACCTGAACGCGCGCCATAAGCGCATCGCGCTGCGCGCATGGCGGTCCGCGGCGGCCCCGCAGACCGAGGAGGGATCGGTCTTCTTGTACACCGAGGCGTACCACACCATGGAATTCAGGCTCTATCCGTACCGATGAATGTCTGTGCCCACGAAAGAGAACGGTTCCCGGGCGGCGGGAAGGCCTTCACGCTCGTGGAGATGCTGCTGGCCACGGCCATACTCTCGATTCTGCTGATGGCCCTGGTCTCCCTCTATCTGCAGACCACCGGGACGGCCGACCGCGCCCGTGCGCGGATAAAGCTGGCGGTCCAGGTCAACAAGACTTTCGACCGAATGCAGGAGCATTTTTCCACCTGCATCCGGGACTGCCCGATGGGGCTGGACACACCCGGCGAGAGCGTCGCCCATCTCGGAGACTATGCCGGCACGGAGTTCGCGTTTGTATGCCTCAACGGCACGGTCGACCCGCCGGCTTCCCGACTCGCGAGTTCCCAGTTCTATTACATCGACCATCAGACGGACATGGCGGGTCGTGAAGACCCGACCCGCTTCGCGCTCTACCTGCAGAATCAGAGCCGCGCCCGGACCAACCGGGCCTTCGGCGTGCGGCACAAACCGATGTCCGGTTTTCTCGACCGGCGGCGCCGCGACGCCTCCGGGTCGAACGCGGGATGGCAGAGCGCGCAGCCGCTGCTGCCCAACGTCGTCAGCATGTACGTCTACGTATACCGCTATCGGCCCGACGGCACTCTGGAAAACATCACGCCGGGGATGGACGGCAACCCGGACCCCCCGAAACAGTGGACTCCCTGGCCGACCGATATCCCCCCTCCGGAGGACGACCCCGGGATCCAGGCCACCTCGATCGAAGACATGCCCGACGCCGTCGCCGTCGAACTCGGGGTGCTCACGCCCGAGGACGCCGACGCCCTGGCCCGCCGTATCGAATTCGGCGAAAGCGTCTCGCAGGTCATGGCGGACGATGAAGACAACATTTCGTGCCGCACCTTCCGGAGGCTGTTCGTCTTCAACCGGAGCCCCCGCACCCATCTGCAGTCGGAGAAGTAATCATGCGCACGTCTCAGGCATACGGAAACCGCGAACCGCGAGCGGGCATTGCGCTGATCGCCGTCATCGGCGTGCTTTCCGTGCTCATGTTGCTCGCCGTGTCTTTCGCGGCTTACATACGGACGGAACGCCTCATCTCACACGGCCATATCAACGACGGCAAGGCCGTGCAGCTCATGGATGCAGCCATCGCGCGAACCGCGGATTATCTATACGAGTACATGAACGAGGAGGTCGACGGAAAGAAACGGCTCTGCACGGAGAGAGACGGCGACCGCCCCGTCGTTCTGCGCAGCGGCACGGGAGTCGACGTCCACATGTACGGAAGCAGCATCCACGCCACGGCCCATCGATACGTCCCGCTGAATTTCACGGACCACCCCGACGACGGCGCCGGCTGGGAACCGATCCGCTACGGGGGCAGGCTGATCGGACGTTACGCGTTTCTGGCCTATGACTGCTCGGGTAAAATCGACATCTCGCACGCGGGAGGATACGACCCCGCGAGCGGAATGCGCGCCCGTTCCAACGCGGCCTCCGCCGCCGAACTGCAGCTCAGCGCGTCCGTGATCGCGGATATCGACGATGCCGAGGCCTATCTCAGCGACCGGCGGCAGTATCTGCGCCGATTCGAATCACCGCTCGAAACCATCATCCCGACGGGCACCGTTTCCCGCGCCGGGGACGAACTGAACTGCCGCCGCGGCCGCGCCCGCGATCTCTATCACTTTTCTTTCTACCCCGCCTGGCGGCCCGGTTCCGACTCGCCCCGATTCGACCTCGGCAAACCGCTCGAGGCCTCCGGGGCCGACGCGGTCGCGGCGATATTTCAACACCTGGAAGACGAGGATCTGCTTGATTTCGGCGGCTGCACGTTCGGGGGCGAAGAGAGGGCCTTTACGGCCCGCGACATGGCGCGCAATCTGAGGGATTATGTCGATGCGGACCGGATCCCGGGCGACCTCGCGTCCTTCTGCACGGAATCGGTGCCCATGGCCGGCGAACTCATGGTCAGCAACAGCGTGGAAAAAGCGGGCAACACGTTCCGCCTCTATCTCGAAATGGCCTACCCCTTCCCCACCAACCGCAACGATCAGAGCTTCGCGGTCGAAGTGGAGGGCCTGCGCGTAACCTGCGGCGGTCAGGTGCAGGAGTACGACTGGGATTTCAGCTACACCCCGGACACCGAATCCGTCCATGTGGAAGAGAAATCCGTGACGCACCCCTCCACGAACTTCCCCGCCCGCGTGGACCTGGACCGCATCGTCACGCGAATGGGCGGGGACATGGTCGATGTCGTCAGCAATCTCACGGGCCGGATCAGCATGGAGCAGGGCGAAGCGAAAACTGTCGCGGTCCGCGACCCGAGGATCAATTTCGCGGGCACCGACACGAACCAGTGGGAAAGCGTTTCAACCAATTCGATCGGACGTCCGAACCACGACGATGTGGACTTCATGTACGTCGCGGACCGCCCGCTCCGCAACGTGGCCGAACTCGGATACCTCAGTCACGGCATCCCCCGCCGGACGATCCGGCTTTACGGCCCGCAGCTCTGCCCGGTAACCGATTATTTCGTCGCCTCGAGCCGTCCGCCGGAGCAGGGGCTCATCCCTATCAACACCGAAAACAGAAACGCACTGATCACCGCCTTCCTCGGCGCCCCCGTCTACGGGCAGATCTACCACGCTTTCGGGGACGACTGGAAAAACAGACGTGAACACAAGGTGAGTGAGTCCGAGGCGGCGCAGCTCGCGGATTTCTTCACCAACCTAACCCGCACTGCGGCGTTCACAAATTCGCTCGACTGGGCGCGCAATGAGGGGTTCTTCAACGAGATCGGATACGAGTTCGAGACCGAAGAGGCGCGCGAAGCCTTTGTGGGCATGATCCAGACGCTCATCGGCACCCGGAACGCGGTCTATACCTGTCTGATCAAGGTCCAGGCGATCGACGACCTCGACCGCAGCGGATCGTATACGGAGGGCGGGGATACGATCCTCGGCGAGAAGAATGTCGCCGCGGTCATCTGGCTCGATCCGCGCCAGACCGACCGGCGCGATCAACCCCGCCTCTTCGTCCAGATGATCGACTGGAGGGTGGGGCAATAGGTTTCAGCTCAAGATCGATCCACACGAGGTAATGATCCGAAGCGTGCGGGCCGGTTATCCATGCCCTGCCCTCTTCGCCGTTCGAAGGGCGGAACACCCTGCCGGCCTTTACGCGCCACCCGGTTTTGGAGGGCAGGACGTAGTCGACCCTTAATCCCCATGCGGCGGTTTTGTCCGCGGGCTGTTTTCCGGTACTGATGCGGGGATGCTCAAGCAGCTGTTCGATCGCGCCGGGGCGGCTTTGACCGTGATCGGGGTCGGCGTTGTAGTCTCCGAGTATGACGAACCGCGCATCTTCCGGAAGCCCACCCCGCACCCCGGCATCATCACGGATGTATGCGGATCGGGCTGGACCGATGTAGTCGGCCCAGAAACGGATCTCGTCGTGATTGCGGCGTCCGTTGAAGTCCTCCGGCCCGTCGAACACCGGCGGCACGGGATGGGCGCAGAGGAGATGCGCGGTCGCGCCGCCGATTCGTACCGGCACGTCCCAGTGACTCTTCGACGAGAGCCGGAATCGACTCGCAGCCTGCTCCGGAAGGGCGGCCGGCCCCAGCGCACCGGGCATGTCCGCCCACCGGAACCGGCGGAATGTGCGGACGTGCTCACGCTCGATCGGGAAGCGCGACAGGAGCGCCATCCCGTACTGTCCGGGATAGAGGCCGTAACCGAAGGCGTCCTTCGCGCCCTCGCCGCGCCGCCCGTCGCCGTTCAGATCGAAGCCGGAAGGCACGCCCGTATTGACCGCCGCCGTAAACGCGTGGGGGTACGTGATCGGGGGCGGCCCGCCATCCGGCGCTTCGAGGTAGTGGCGGCGGAACCCGTCCAGCACCCTTCCCCCGGCGTCGTAATCGAACTCGTTGAGCAGGAGTATATCCGGCCGCACGGCGCGGATGATGTGCGCGACCTTCTCCGCGCGAACGTGACCCGGAGCGGTCAGCTTCCGGGCCATTTCCCCCGCACGCTCTCCGTGAAGTGCGACGTTAAACGTGGCGATGCGGATCGTATCCGCGGATTCCCCGGGAGACGACGGGATCAGCATCCCGGCGTACATGGAAAAGACGATCGTCCGCGTCACAGACATGAACGCGATGATGACCGGCCCTTATTCAGGGATCGTTAGGGCCGGCTGCATTTACGCCGTTTCGCGGAGCGAGCGGAAGCGTTCGAGCGCTTCCCGCCAGGGGGCGGAATCGCCGGGTTCGAGCGTTTGCGTCGGGAAGGAGTTGCGCACGACTTCTCTTCCTTCGGCGATCGAGCCGATATCCCCCATCGCCTCCATCTGCGCGAGCAGGTTGCCGATGGCGGTGGCCTCGACGGGGCCGGTGACGACGGTACGGCCGAGCGCATCGGCGGCGAACTGCGGCAGCAGCGGATTCTGCGAACCGCCGCCGACGATATGAAGCGTGTCGAGCGTCCTGCCGGTAATCCGTTCGAGGTCCTCGTACAGGTGGGCGTAGAGCAGCGCCAGCCCTTCGAGCGTGGCGCGGATATACCCGCCGGGAGTCGAGGGCGGCGTCTGGCCCGTCCGCTCGCAGTAGGCGTCGATCCGCGCGGGCATATCGCCGGGCGGAAGGAAATCAGGATGGCTCGGGTCGTACACGATTTCGAACGCCGGGGCCTTGGCCGCCATTTCACCGATCTCGTCCCAGGAGTACTTCGTGCCCGCCTCGGCCCAGACGCGGCGGATCTCCTGCTGCACCCAAAGTCCGGACAGGTTCTTGAGGAAGCGGATGGTGTCGTCGACCCCCACCTCGTTGGTGAAGTTGGCTTGAAGGGCTTCGTCGGAGATCACCGGCTCGTCGAGTTCGGTTCCGAGCAGCGACCAGGTGCCGGCGCTGAGGTAGGCGAATTCTTTCCCCGCGGCGGGGACGGCGGCGACGGCGCTGGCGGTATCGTGACAGCCCGGCAGCACGACGTTCAGCCCCTCGGCGCCGGTCTCATCGGCCACGGCTGTGAGCAGCTGACCGAGACAGGTGCCGGGATTGCGCAGTTCGGGCAGAAACGAGGACGGGAGGCCCATTTCGCGCAGCATTCCGGCGGCCCATTTCTTCTCGACGGGATTGTAGAACTGGGTGGTGCTGGCGTTGGTGCGCTCGGCCACCGCGTGGCCGGTGAGCCAGTAGTGGATGAGGTCCGGGATGGTGAGAAAGGTGCGCGCCACTTTCAGCACGGGATCGTTGGCGAGAACCAGCGAGAGCATCTGGTAGAGCGTGTTGATCTTCATGAACTGGATGCCGGTTTCCCGGAAGATCTGTTCGCGCGGCATGCGCTGGAAGGCGGCCTCCATCATGCCGTCGGTGCGCGAATCGCGGTAGTTGACGGGATTGGCCAGCAGGTGGCCCCGCTCATCCAGCAGACCGAAATCCACGCCCCAGGTATCCACCCCCATGCTGACGAGTTCCCCGCTCGTCTGCGCAGCCCCGGCGCGGATGCCGAGCTTGATATGGTCGAAGATCGCGAGCACGTCCCAGTGGAGCGTGTCGAGTACGCGATGCGGGCCGTTGTCGAACCGGTGCACCTCTTCGAGGCTCAATTTCGATCCGTCGTAGCGCCCGATCAGCGCGCGCCCGCTCGATGCTCCGATATCCAGTGCCAGATAAGCCCGTGTCGCCGCCATGTCCGCTCTCCTTCCGGTCCGTTTTAACGCAGTCGGATTGGAACTTTAGCGAAACGCGCGCCGGTCTTCAATCTCCGCGTCGGATCAGGAAAACGGGAAGATCACGAACGCCATGATATCGAACACGGCATGGCTGATGACGTTGACGGTGATCGAACGGAGGGTGCGAAAGAGCAGCCCCCAGTAAAGACCGCAGACCGCCGCGGCGATCAGAAGGATCCCGTTGCCGGTCGCGAGGTGTGCGGCGGCGTACAGCCCGGTCATGACGAAAAGGCCGGTGCGGAGCCCCGTGGTCTTTTCCGCGTAGGACTGGACGAAACCGCGCCAGAAGATTTCTTCGCCCGGTCCGATCAGGAATCCGAGGATCAGCATAAGTTCGACGGGCGACCGGCCCGCGCCCCAGGTATACACGCCGGCGATCCGCTCGACGCCTCCGCTCCAGAGCAGCGCGACGCCCCACCGCCCGGCGGCGAACACCCCGTAGAGGAGCACGCCGGCGAAGGCGCCCAGGACCACCTTGCGAAAAATCCCCTGCCTGAGATCGTCGAGCATCGCGCGCGCGTACTCCTGCCGGCGGCCCATTGCGCTCATGATCAGCAGCAGAAGCGCGGCGCTCAGGCCCCACCAGACATCGAGCAGACCCGCGCCGTGAAAGACGAAGAGCGTGTTAAAGACGGCCACACCGAGCAGGCATACGGCGGCGGGGGGGATACGCGGAAGCGTGCCGGCCGTGGAGGATATGAAGCGCTGCAGCCGTTCAGCCACGTCGTCTCCGGTTCCGCAGGCGGGATTCCAGTCTGAACACGAAATCCCAGAATTTCCGTTCGCGGGCGGCGTGTCGTTCCAGCCG
It contains:
- a CDS encoding type IV pilus modification PilV family protein — protein: MTSTDQGHANRFRKQGKRSGFSLLELVLAIGILSFGLLALFGVFPSGLDAVRKSTEETEIHLFASSVLEACKGTLAAAPRDAWDLPATVPVDAADNSPWEPAAVTVSSDPDWEGHLSKITFKDIAGDEIHYYYHLYVDDLNARHKRIALRAWRSAAAPQTEEGSVFLYTEAYHTMEFRLYPYR
- a CDS encoding PulJ/GspJ family protein — translated: MNVCAHERERFPGGGKAFTLVEMLLATAILSILLMALVSLYLQTTGTADRARARIKLAVQVNKTFDRMQEHFSTCIRDCPMGLDTPGESVAHLGDYAGTEFAFVCLNGTVDPPASRLASSQFYYIDHQTDMAGREDPTRFALYLQNQSRARTNRAFGVRHKPMSGFLDRRRRDASGSNAGWQSAQPLLPNVVSMYVYVYRYRPDGTLENITPGMDGNPDPPKQWTPWPTDIPPPEDDPGIQATSIEDMPDAVAVELGVLTPEDADALARRIEFGESVSQVMADDEDNISCRTFRRLFVFNRSPRTHLQSEK
- a CDS encoding endonuclease/exonuclease/phosphatase family protein produces the protein MSVTRTIVFSMYAGMLIPSSPGESADTIRIATFNVALHGERAGEMARKLTAPGHVRAEKVAHIIRAVRPDILLLNEFDYDAGGRVLDGFRRHYLEAPDGGPPPITYPHAFTAAVNTGVPSGFDLNGDGRRGEGAKDAFGYGLYPGQYGMALLSRFPIEREHVRTFRRFRWADMPGALGPAALPEQAASRFRLSSKSHWDVPVRIGGATAHLLCAHPVPPVFDGPEDFNGRRNHDEIRFWADYIGPARSAYIRDDAGVRGGLPEDARFVILGDYNADPDHGQSRPGAIEQLLEHPRISTGKQPADKTAAWGLRVDYVLPSKTGWRVKAGRVFRPSNGEEGRAWITGPHASDHYLVWIDLELKPIAPPSSRSSGRRGGVDRAGRSGADRAR
- a CDS encoding rhamnulokinase: MAATRAYLALDIGASSGRALIGRYDGSKLSLEEVHRFDNGPHRVLDTLHWDVLAIFDHIKLGIRAGAAQTSGELVSMGVDTWGVDFGLLDERGHLLANPVNYRDSRTDGMMEAAFQRMPREQIFRETGIQFMKINTLYQMLSLVLANDPVLKVARTFLTIPDLIHYWLTGHAVAERTNASTTQFYNPVEKKWAAGMLREMGLPSSFLPELRNPGTCLGQLLTAVADETGAEGLNVVLPGCHDTASAVAAVPAAGKEFAYLSAGTWSLLGTELDEPVISDEALQANFTNEVGVDDTIRFLKNLSGLWVQQEIRRVWAEAGTKYSWDEIGEMAAKAPAFEIVYDPSHPDFLPPGDMPARIDAYCERTGQTPPSTPGGYIRATLEGLALLYAHLYEDLERITGRTLDTLHIVGGGSQNPLLPQFAADALGRTVVTGPVEATAIGNLLAQMEAMGDIGSIAEGREVVRNSFPTQTLEPGDSAPWREALERFRSLRETA
- a CDS encoding CPBP family intramembrane glutamic endopeptidase gives rise to the protein MAERLQRFISSTAGTLPRIPPAAVCLLGVAVFNTLFVFHGAGLLDVWWGLSAALLLLIMSAMGRRQEYARAMLDDLRQGIFRKVVLGAFAGVLLYGVFAAGRWGVALLWSGGVERIAGVYTWGAGRSPVELMLILGFLIGPGEEIFWRGFVQSYAEKTTGLRTGLFVMTGLYAAAHLATGNGILLIAAAVCGLYWGLLFRTLRSITVNVISHAVFDIMAFVIFPFS